The window GCCGCCGTCAGCAGGCCGGCACGACGGTGCAGACCCGTCAACGCACCGCCGACCGTGGCACCGGCGAACAGTGCCCAGCCGAGGATCTCGACGGCCGACCCGCCCCGGCCGTCGCCGAACACGACGGCGGCGGCGGCGCCGACGCCCGTCGACGCTCCGCAGCCGAGTGCGACGAGCAGTCTCGGCACCGCCGCCGCGCCCAGCCACCGGTCCGCCAGCCACCGGTCCGCCAGCCGACGGACCGCCTGGCCGACACCCGCTCCGGCGATCAGCGCCGCGAAGATCACCGCCGGGAGCCCGTACGCGGTCTCGGTCACCGCGAGCACCCCGTCGGTGGACGACCCCAGGGTGCTCAGCACGGAAACGATCAGCAGGGTCAACCAGGCGAGGCTGAGCAGGCCGAGAACGACCGCCGCGCCGACCGAGCCGTCCGGGCCCATTGCGACGTCCGAGCCGTCCGGGCCCATTGCGACGTCCGAGCCGTCCGGGCCCACCTCGGCGTCGGGGGCGGCTGCGGGTTGGCTGGTCATCGCTGGTGCCCTCCTGGTCGTCGGACGCGCTGTCGCCCGGTGCCGACCAGGGTACGCGGATCGGCGTACGGGTCAGCCGGGCGTGCGACGATGGGACCCGGACCGCGTCGCCGTGGCCGCCCCACCGGGTGCCCCGACGGGTCCGTCTTTCGCCGACGTTGTCGAGATCACGCCAGGAGCCTGTGATGGACGCCGTTCCCGCCACCCCCGACCCCCGCAACGAACCGATCCGCGACTACGCGCCGGGCAGTGCCGAGCGGGCCGACCTGAGCCGCCGGCTCACCGAGTTGTCGGCCGACCGGATCGAACTGCCGATGACGATCGGCGGCCGACAGCGGATGGCGGCGGGCGCGCCGATCGAGGTGGTGATGCCGCACCGGCACCGGCACGTCCTCGGGGTTACCGGCAACGCCGAGCCGGCCGACGCCGAAGCCGCGGTGGCAGCGGCCAAGCAGGCGGCGCCGGGCTGGCGCAACCTGCCGTACGCCGAACGGGCCGCGGTCTTCCTGCGCGCCGCCGACCTACTGGCCGGCCCGTGGCGGGACACGGTGAACGCGGCCACCATGCTCGGTCAGTCCAAGACCGCGTACCAGGCGGAGATCGACTCGGCCTGCGAACTGATCGACTTCCTACGGTTCAACGTGCACTTCGGCCATCAGGTGCTGGCCGAGCAGCCCCGGTCCGCGCCGGGGGTGTGGAACCGGTTCGACCACCGCCCGCTGGAGGGCTTCGTCTACGCGGTCACCCCGTTCAACTTCACCGCGATCGCCGGCAACCTGCCGTCCGCGCCGGCGCTGATGGGCAACACGGTGGTCTGGAAGCCGTCTCCGACGCAGCAGTTCGCCGCCCATTTCACGATGCGCCTGTTCGAGGCCGCCGGGCTGCCGCCGGGGGTGATCAACCTGGTCACCGGGGACGGGCTGGCGGTGTCCGAGGTGACGCTGGCCGACCGGGACCTGGCCGGCATCCACTTCACCGGCTCCACCCGGGTGTTTCAGCAGCTGTGGCGGACCGTCGGGGAGAACATCGGCCGGTACCGTTCGTACCCCCGGCTGGTCGGTGAGACCGGCGGCAAGGACTTCATCGTGGCGCATTCCAGCGCCGACCCGGCGGCGCTGCATACCGCCCTGGTCCGGGGCGCGTACGAGTACCAGGGGCAGAAGTGCTCGGCGGCGTCCCGGGCGTACCTGCCGAAGTCGCTGTGGACGGCCGGGCTGCGGGACCGACTGGTCGCGACGGTCGAGTCACTGCCCTACGGCGACGTGGCCGACTTCACCAACTTCGGCGGCGCGGTCATCGACGACCGGGCGTTCGCCCGGCACGCGGCCGTGCTGGACCGGGTCCGCAACGACCCGTCGTGTCAGGTGCTGGCCGGTGGCACGGTCGACGACAGCGTCGGCTGGTTCGTCCGGCCCACCCTGTTGACCTGCACCGATCCCGGGCACGAGGTGTTCAGCACCGAGTACTTCGGCCCGATCCTGGCGGTGTCGGTCTACGACGACGACCAGTTCTGGGACGTGGTTGCCCAGGCCGAGGAGATCGCTCCGTACGCGTTGACCGGGTCGGTGTTCGCGACCGACCGGCGGGTGATCGACCGGGCCGGCGCCATGCTGCGGTACGCGGCCGGCAACTTCTACGTCAACGACAAGCCGACCGGGGCGGTCGTCGGGCAGCAGCCGTTCGGCGGCGCCCGGGGCAGCGGTACCAACGACAAGGCCGGTTCGAAGCACAATCTGCTGCGCTGGACGTCGCCGCGCACGATCAAGGAGACGTTCGTGCCGCCGGTCGACCACCGCTACCCGCACATGGGCTGAGCCGGGCGGGCCGGCCCGGTCACAGCAGCGTCTCCAGCTCGGACACGTCGTACCACTCCAGTTCGTGGTCCTCGGCACCGTCCACGACGAACTGGGCGTCGGGGTCACCGGCGGCGGCCTGCGACACGGCGGCCACCGCCGCCGACACGTCGTCGGCCGCCTCGTCGCCGTCGACGTGCACCGCGGCGACCGAGGCGAAGGCGATCGGGCCGGCCAGCGTCACGGTGCTGGAGCCGAGCTCGGCGACCGACCGTTTCAGCGCGTCCGCCGGCAGGTCGACGGCGATCACCACCCGTCGGCGCGGGGCGGCCGGATCGTCGCGCAGATGGCGCAGTGACTCCTGGGCGGCGCGGGTGAACGCCACGTACTCCAGCTCCTCTTCGTCACCCTCGACGTACCACTCCCGCAGCGCGGGGGTCACGGTGTGCGCGACGTCGGCGGCGAGTTGGCCGGTGTCGCGGAGCCCGGCGAGCGCCGGCAGGGTGGCCGGGACGTAGACCCGGAGCAGGTTGTCGGACACGCTCGCCCCCCACAGATGTCGTCGCTGATGCAATGTACGCCGCCGAGCGGCCCGGCGGGGCCACGGTGGCACACTGAACCGACCGACGTAGACGAGCCGGGAGTCACCGTGGAGCCGAGGTTCCTGCAGTTGTCCGACGTCGCCGCCGAACTCAACGTATCCGACTCGCAGGTCTATCACATGGTTCGCAGTGGCGAGTTGCCCGCGATCAAGATCGGCGGACGCGGACAGTGGCGGGTGGAACGCGCCCAGCTGGAGGAGTACATCCAGCGCAAGTACGCCGAGACGGCGGAGTGGGTGCAGAGCAACCCGCTGATCGAGCGCGAGCCGGAGTAGTCCGGCGACTACTGGTTGTCCGAACACCGTCATCGACAGACGTTGACGGGCGGTGTCATGCTGGCTTCAAATTGGTCTGCCGAAAGCAAACGAAGGCAAACGCAAGATCAACAGGAGCTCGGATGACTGTCGCGACCCGGATCCGACGTCCCCCCGTCCGACTGCGACCCGCCCCGCCGCTGGACCCGCCGTTCACCGACGAGCCGGCTCAGTTCGACCTGCGTCCCGGTCCCCATCCCGGCGTACAGCTGGCACTCGACCTGGCCGGGGCGGCACCCGGCGCGGTGGCCGCCGACCGGTCGGCGGCCACCGCCGGCCCACCGGCCAGCGGGTCGGCCGGTGTCCACGGCGGGCTGCCGCCGGACGCGCTCGCCGGCGCGTCATCGGAGGCCCGCCGGGCGGCGCACCGGTTCCTGGCCGCGAGCCTGGAGATCATCAACGGGTTCCGGCCGGCCGGCCACATCCGCCGGCTCGCCGACCCGGCGCAGGCGCTCGCGGTCGGCGCGCAGCTGGCCATCGCCGTCGACCGGGCCCGGAGACCGGACGACCCGGGCCGGGCCCGACGCGGGCCGGCATCGCCGCAGCGGACGCCGGTCGCCCGGGGTGGGCGGCGCCCCGTCGCGCTGCTCCGGGTCCGTCAGCTGCGAGTCTGCGAGCCGGTCAGCGGCGTCGCGGAGGCCGTCGCGGTGCTCGGCACCGACGAACGCAGCTGGGCGCTCGCCTTCCGGCTGGAACGCCGGCCCACCGGCTGGTTGAGCACCACGGTCGACGTCGTGTGACCGGGCACCCGCCGGGCTCAGGCCCCGGGAGCGCCGTGGCAGCGCTTGTACTTCTTGCCGGACCCGCACGGGCAGGGCGCGTTGCGCGACGGCCCGTTGCTGCTGACGGCCTGGCCGGGCGCGGCTCGACGGCCAGCAGCAGCCGCCGCCGGCACCGGCGGACCGGCCGCCGGTCGGCTGGCGGCGGGCGGACGGCCCTGACCGCCCTGCGCCGGACGCTGGCCCTGGCCGGGACGCTGGCCCTGGCCGCCCTGGCCCGGACGTCCGGCCGGCGCGCCGCCGACGCCCAGCGCCGGCGCCTGCTGCACCTGCACCCCGCCGTCGGCACCGGCGGCACCGTCGATAGTGGGCGAGACGTACTGCAGGCCCTGCGGACGCGGTGCCGCGCCGAGGCCCTTGGCACTCACCTTGACCCCGGCGCCGCCGTCGGGCACCGGAATCCGGGGTCCGGGCCGCTCCCCCGCCGGCGCGCCGGCACCGTCAGCCGGGCCCCCCGGCTGCTGTACCTGCACCTCGACGTTGAACAGGAAGCCGACCGTCTCTTCCTTGATGCCGTCCATCATGGTGGCGAACATCGCGTAGCCCTCGCGCTGGTACTCGACCAACGGGTCGCGCTGGGCGTAGGCCCGCAGGCTGATGCCCTCCTTGAGGTAGTCCATCTCGTAGAGGTGCTCACGCCACTTGCGGTCGATCACCTGCAGCAGGACCATCCGCTCCAGCTGCCGCAACGCGTCGGTGCCGAGCTCCTCCTCGCGGCGCTGGTACGCCGCGTGGGCGTCCTCCAGCACCTGCGCCCGGAGGAAGTCGGCGTCCACCGCGCTGCGTTCGCCGCCGGCCTCCTCGATCAGCTCGTCGACGGTGACCCCCA is drawn from Micromonospora sp. Llam0 and contains these coding sequences:
- a CDS encoding AlpA family transcriptional regulator; protein product: MEPRFLQLSDVAAELNVSDSQVYHMVRSGELPAIKIGGRGQWRVERAQLEEYIQRKYAETAEWVQSNPLIEREPE
- a CDS encoding Rv3235 family protein yields the protein MTVATRIRRPPVRLRPAPPLDPPFTDEPAQFDLRPGPHPGVQLALDLAGAAPGAVAADRSAATAGPPASGSAGVHGGLPPDALAGASSEARRAAHRFLAASLEIINGFRPAGHIRRLADPAQALAVGAQLAIAVDRARRPDDPGRARRGPASPQRTPVARGGRRPVALLRVRQLRVCEPVSGVAEAVAVLGTDERSWALAFRLERRPTGWLSTTVDVV
- the pruA gene encoding L-glutamate gamma-semialdehyde dehydrogenase, which produces MDAVPATPDPRNEPIRDYAPGSAERADLSRRLTELSADRIELPMTIGGRQRMAAGAPIEVVMPHRHRHVLGVTGNAEPADAEAAVAAAKQAAPGWRNLPYAERAAVFLRAADLLAGPWRDTVNAATMLGQSKTAYQAEIDSACELIDFLRFNVHFGHQVLAEQPRSAPGVWNRFDHRPLEGFVYAVTPFNFTAIAGNLPSAPALMGNTVVWKPSPTQQFAAHFTMRLFEAAGLPPGVINLVTGDGLAVSEVTLADRDLAGIHFTGSTRVFQQLWRTVGENIGRYRSYPRLVGETGGKDFIVAHSSADPAALHTALVRGAYEYQGQKCSAASRAYLPKSLWTAGLRDRLVATVESLPYGDVADFTNFGGAVIDDRAFARHAAVLDRVRNDPSCQVLAGGTVDDSVGWFVRPTLLTCTDPGHEVFSTEYFGPILAVSVYDDDQFWDVVAQAEEIAPYALTGSVFATDRRVIDRAGAMLRYAAGNFYVNDKPTGAVVGQQPFGGARGSGTNDKAGSKHNLLRWTSPRTIKETFVPPVDHRYPHMG